The genomic interval TTTTTGTTTTCTGTGAAAGGACAATAATGTTTTGAAAGTACTCCTGAGCCTTGGAAAAGTTTCCTCTAGCATAATATCTATTTCCTGCAAGCTCGTTGCCTTTGGCAACTCCATTAGCCCAGCCATATGATGCTGATGACTTAATTAATTCGATTACTACCTTGTCGTAAATGGAATCCTTATATTCCTTTGCTGGCCCTAGTTTTTCATATATTTTGTTTAGAATAATAGAGTCCTTTGCGTTGTGTCTGATTACTTCTATTAAGCTATCGGGGTTGGGCTGAGCCATTAGTGGGGTTGCAATGGAGAGAGCGAACAAAAGGTTTTTAATTTTTATCATAACTATTGTTTTACAGTTTATATCTTCAGTTTTTTTCCCTTAAAAATATGGTTCTCAGTAATCATCCAGTGAAAAATGATTTCCACAATTTCAATTCTTGGAACTCAAATTGGTAGTAAAAATAATTCCTTTAGCGTATTCATCTTTAATTTGTTTAGCTTTATTGACAACCTTACAATTTTCATTGATTAAATGTTGAATGAAAATGAGAAAGGAGGGGCTATGTAAGCTCCCTCCTTTACTATAAGAACCCTAAAAACTAGTATTATGCGTTATACTTAAGCTTCTTTTGGATATCTTCCACCTGGGCTTTGAATCGTTTATCGGTTTCCATCAGATTGTTAACTGTTTTACAGGCGTGAAGAACAGTTGCATGATCTTTGTTCCCAATAACGCTACCAATGGTTGAAAGGGATGCTTTGGTTAAACTTTTAGAGAAGTACATGGCAATCTGACGTGCTTGCACTATCTCACGTTTGCGAGTTTTTGCATTTAACACATCAACAGGTAAACCAAAGTACTCGCAAACAACTTTTTGGATGTAATCAATAGTAATATCCTTCTTGGTGTTTTTAACTAGCTTCTCAATCATTTCCGAGGCAAGTTCAACGCTGAGCTGTTTCCCATTTAGGGTTGACTGAGCTAGCATGGAAATGAGTGCACCTTCAAGTTCACGAATGTTCTGGGTAATATTTGAGGCAATGTATTCCAAAACGTCGTTTGGTACTACTATACCATCGTTATATACTTTCTTTTTAAGTATTGCTACCCTTGTTTCAAAGTCAGGTGTTGTAAGCTCAGCCGACAAGCCCCACTTGAAGCGCGATAGAAGTCGTTTTTCTAAGCCTTGCAGGTCAGCTGGAGCCTGATCCGATGTAAGGATAAGCTGCTTGCCCGTTTGGTGTAAATGGTTAAAGATGTGGAAAAAGGCATCCTGTGTCTTTTCCTTTCCTGCAAACTCGTGAACATCGTCAAGTATTAGTAAGTCGATACTTTGGTAGAAGTGAAGAAAATCGTTTATGTTGTTATGTTTAAAGTAAGCATCCACAAACTGGGTTTGGAACTTAACGGCGTTCACGTATAGTACAATTTTTTCAGGGAAATGTCTTTTAACCTCTATCCCAATTGCCTGAGCCAGGTGTGTTTTGCCTAACCCTGAGCCTCCGTAAATAAACAATGGATTAAAAGCAGTTTTCCCTGGAGCCTGACTAATAGTGATTCCGGCAGAACGAGCTAAGCGGTTGCATGTCCCCTCCACAAAGTTTGCGAAGTTGTACTCAGGGTTAAGCTGAGGATCAACATTTAGCTTTTTAATTCCCGGAATAATGAAAGGGTTCTTAATAGGTGCTTCCTGAACGGCCTGAACTGAAACTGGCTTGTTTTTAAGTTCAGTTTTGTTCTGAGTGGGGAACTTAACTGTATATGGAGTGCCACCATTATAGCCACTATGTTCCATAATTACACTGTACTCAAGCTTAGCATCGGCTCCCAACTCCTTCCTTAACGTTTTACGCAGTATGTCAATGTACTGCTCTTCCAAATACTCGTAGAAGAAAGGACTTGGCACCTGAATGGTGAGTACATTCTTTTCCAGCTTAATGGGAACAATGGGCTCAAACCAAGTTTTAAAGCTTATGGGCGTTACGTTGTCCTTAATGATTCTTAAACAGTTTTCCCAAACTTCTTTATAATCAGCTGCCATATACATGTAAAAATATTTGAGTGAAAATTTTTCAACCTGTTATCAACATCAACAAAATTGTAATGATTTTTTTTAAAAAAAAATAGGTTTTCAGGTTGACTTTTGTGTTAACATTACAACTACCTTATTATCACTCAAATATTTTTTTTTCGTTCGTCAAAATTTTTTAATGCACTGATATACAGTTACATAAGTTGTTAATAACACAAATATTTGATTGTTAACTTATTGTTAAGTGAATCTAAATTTAAAGGTTATATAGATTTACTGTATAGCATTGACTTACAGTCGGAATAATATAACGGATTGATATACAGATTTATATAATAAACTGCTATTTGTTTTTCTTTTCTTCGATGTATTTGGTTCTACTTAAGTCGATTATCGAGAAATTAACATACCTTTTAGGGTTCGCTTTCATGTCTTTAATCAGTAACTCAAGCTGTAGTGATGCCGATTCTAGGTTACGATACAGCGAGTCGTTATTAACCAGCTTGCCTAGTGTCCCCTCGCCTGAATTTACTTTTGTTAAAGCTTGCTGGAGTTGGGTTAGCGAGGAGTCGAGCTTTATAAGCGTGCTGTAAAGGTTAGCTTTGGATAGAGAATCGCTTAAGCTTGAAAGGTTTTTAATGGTGTTTGTAATGTCTGCATTATTCTTTCGGATGTTCGATGAAATTGACTCTATATTGCTTAGCGATAACCTTATGGAGCCTTTTGGACTGTTAACCATGGTGTCGAGGCCAGCACTCAGGTTTGCAATGTTATGGAGGGTTCTATTGAGGTTCTCAATGCCCTCCGACAGGTTCTTTTTATTTTCATCGTTAAGCACTTCCTGAAGTACAACAAGGGTTTTAGCAATCTCGCTCATCATTACCTCAGCTTTTTCCTTTACGGGCGACATTTGGTAGGCAAGTTGATCGAGGAGCCCTACCTCAATGGATGTAGGAAGTGTGTCACCAGGTTCATAGTAAAGGCTATCGGGGGCTACCTCAAGCTTTATGGCCTTACCTCCCATTATATCGGTGCTTACTAGTTTGGCAGTAGTGTTTCGGGGGAGGCTGTACTTCTTATTAACCAGTAATACCACCCGAAACCTCCCCGACTTTAAGTCATGAAACTCAATGTTTTTAACCAGGCCAACCTTAAAGCCGTTAATTAGCACGGCATCGGTGTTTTTTAACCCATCAACCGATTTGAAAATGGCGTAGTAAACATTGTTTGGGCTAAAAATATTTTTACCCTTTAAAAAGTTTACTCCCCAGAACATTACAACAAGTATGGTAAGGGCAAACAGGCCAATTTTTGTTTCGCGGGTTAGTTTGAGTTTCATGGCTAGCTCTTTTGGTTGTTTACAATTCAAAATTACTCAATTATTGGGAAAGTAGGCATCTAGTTTGAGTTAATCTTCTCTAAGGCTTTTTTAATGGGAATAATCTCTCCGTTTTCAATGGCTACTACAAAGGCATCAGGAAACTTTTGTTTAACAACCTTGCAGTATTCCAGTGCTTCAGGGTACGATTGCGAACCACCAACCAAGTATTTGTAAACTCCATTAACCACAAGAGTGTCAATATTATTTATGCCATCAAACTGAGTTCCTTTACTGTTCATTGGGGTTTGTGATGAGGCTATTTGAACCTTAAACTCTATTGTATTTACTTTTGCCATTGTTGTCGATTCATTCTCTATATTTTCTGGTTTTGATGGGTCGGGCTTTACAGTTTTCTGGTTTGACTCTACAATTGCGTCAACTTTTTGCTTGTAGGCTTTAATGGCTCTGTAAATTGATGAAGCAATAAGTTCTTGCCCTTCATTTGAATTCAAAAACACCTCCTCTCTTGGATTGCTAAGGTAGCCAACCTCCACAAGAACACTTGGCATTGATGTTTTCCAAAGCACAAGAAAGCCTGCCTGCCTAACACCTCTATCGGGACGCTTAGCACGTTCCTTTAAATCACCTTGGATAATTGAGGCAAAATCGAGGCTTTGCTCTAGGAAAGCATTTTGGAGCATGGTAAAAATTATGAACGATTCGGCGGAGTTAGGGTCATAACCTTCGTATTTTTCGTGGTATTCATCCTCATAGGTAATAACAGCATTCTCGCGCATCGCTACATCAAGGTTCTCGTTGCTCTTATGCAACCCCATAACGTAGGTTTCGGTTCCGGTAACACCCTTATTGGGTGCAGCATTGCAATGGATTGATATAAACAAATCGGCGCTTTCACGGTTAGCAATTCTGCTACGTTCGTCTAGGGGTATAAAGGTATCATCGGTTCGGGTGTAAATCACTTTCACGCCCGGGAGGTTCTGGTCTATGAGGTCACCAACCCTTTTTGCAATGGATAGGGTAATATCCTTTTCCATACTGATTTTGCCAACTGTTCCAGGATCCTTACCTCCATGACCAGCATCGATAACAATCTTTGATACACTGTATGCGCTTAGGTGCTGCGATTTAATTGTATTGGCTGAAAAAAGTGATATGATTAGTAATGCCAAATAAAAGTTAAATGTTGATAAAAATTTATATTCCCGCCTCATACCCCTTGCGTATTCTTTTATTTTTTTAAGTAGTTTTGAGCTCAATTTGTTCACAAAAATAGGATTAAAGTTGAGATTTAGGTTTACTTTATTGCTTTTACTTATAAACCAGTTGGCATTACTTGCTAACAGGTTTGACTCTGTGGCCTTACAACAGATGTTGGCTTACGCCAAACCCGATACCGTTTCAACTCCCGATAGTGCTAAGAACAAAAAAAGTGCCATCGACGATCCAGTAATTACCAACGCCGACGATTCAATTGTATACTCCCTCGATGGGAAAATTGCATATCTGTATGGTAATGGTGTGGTTACCTATCAAAATCTAGAGCTGAAGGCTAACTACATTGAGTTTGACATGGAAACCAAGCAGGTTTATGCAAGCGGATTACCTGATAGTACCGGAAAAATTAACGGTAAACCAAAGTTTAAGGAGGGAAGCCAGTCGTTTGAAATGGAAAAGATTTACTACAACTTTGATACACGTAGGGCTAAAATTATAGGTGTGGTAACTGAACAGTCAGGCGGCTTCATGCATAGTGCGGTTACAAAAAAGATGGAGGACGATGTGGTTAACCTTCAGGGTGGCAAGTATACCACCTGCGATTTAGACCATCCTCACTTTTACATTGCAATTACAAAGGGTAAGATGATACCCGATAAGAAGATTGTTGCTGGTCCTGCATACCTTGTCATTGAGGATGTACCTTTTCCCCTCATTATTCCGTTTGGTTTTTTCCCTAATACCCGTAAACGCGCTGCTGGCGTTTTAATACCCGAATACGGTGAGGAGAATAACAGAGGACTATTTCTTAGGAATGGTGGATTTTACTTCGGCATGGGCGATTACATGGACCAACGTTTAACTTTTGATGTATACTCAAGGGGGTCGTGGGGTGTACGAGGGCAAACATCATATAAACTCAGGTATAAGTTTTCAGGATCGTTAAATTTAGAATATTCTACTATTGTAACAAGCGATAAAGGTTTACCCGATTACAGTAAACAGAACTCCTACTGGATTCGTTGGTCACATAATCAGGACCCAAAAGCTTCGCCAAATTCAACTTTTCAGGCAAATGTAAACTTTGGTTCATCGAACTATAACAGGTATAATGCCCGTAGTATAAATACTGCGCTCTCAAATACGTTTAACTCAAGTATTTCGTATTCAAAAACCTGGCCTGGCTCCCCATTTAGCTTATCAACTTCGTTGACACACTCTCAAAACACAATAAATAAATCGGTTGACTTGAATTTTCCGAGGGTGGCTTTTAATATGAGCAGGATTTACCCTTTTAAACGGAAAAATGCAATTGGGGTGCCTAAATGGTACGAGAAGGTTGGGGTTAGCCTAAATACTAGCCTGGAAAACAGGGTTCAGGTTAAAGAAGATAATCTATTTAAACGTACAGTATTCGATAGTCTGCAAAATGGTATGAAACATTCAATTCCTGTTTCTACCTCTTTCAACCTTTTAAAGTTTATAACTGTTAGTCCCGGAGTTAACTACAACGAGTTTTGGTACTTGCAAACAATTGAAAAGAATTGGAATGCTGATTCTAACAGGGTTGAGATTGATACACTGCGTGGATTTAAAAGGGGTTATGAGTACAGCACATCAGTTTCAATGAGCACCAAGGTTTACGGAATGTTTCAGTTCTCAAAGAAATCAAAAGTACAAGCAATAAGGCATGTGATTACCCCTTCGGTTTCCTTAGGCTATCGTCCCGATTTTTCTGATCCCAAATACGGTTTTTATAGGACAGTTCAATCCGATTCCACTGGTAAAACAACCAGGTATTCAATTTTTGAGAAAGGTATATATGGGGGACCAGGTGGAGGCAAATCGGGGGTAGTTTCTTTCGCACTTTCAAACCTGCTGGAAATGAAGGTTAAATCGGCAAACGATACGGTTAACCCGGTTAAAAAAGTAAAAATTATTGATGGATTGTCAATGAACGCCTCATATAACCTTTTAGCCGATTCTTTGAACTGGTCTGAGGTGTCGGTTAGCGGTAGAACAGGCCTGTTTGATGGGAAGGTAAACATCAACTATTCTGGCGGTTTTAACCTGTATGCCATAAATGAGCAAGGGCGAATTTACAATAGGTATGAATGGAACGAGAGCGGTAAGCTGGCAAGGTTTACCAGAGGGAATATTGGTGTCGATTTCTCATTGAATAGCAAAAAGGAAGGGCAGGCCAATTCGTCCACGGCAGGAAGAATGAGGGGAGCGGGTGAAATACCTCCGGGAACGGCTCCCGATGGCTCAAACTTTGGCGAATCGCTTGGAACAATGTACGGACTTGATTATGTCGATTTCTCGGTTCCCTGGAATGTGAGGTTTAGCTACAACCTAAGCTATAGTAAACCTGCATTGCAGTCATCGTTAGTGCAAACTTTAAGCTTTTCAGGAAGCATTAGCCTTACTCCAAAACTGAAGATTGGTTTTAACTCAGGCTACGACTTCAAAAACAAAAAGCTTACAACCACTTCGCTTAACTTTTATCGCGACTTGCATTGCTGGGAAATGCGCTTAACTGTAATTCCCATTGGCTACTATAAGAGTTTTAGTTTCCAGATAAACGTAAAGTCGTCAATTCTACAAGATCTTAAGTTTACCAAGCGCGATCACTATCTCGATAACCAATAACCAAACCAAAATAACCATGGAAAAGAAAATAATTTGTACCGAAAAGGCACCTAAGGCTGTAGGGCCTTATAGCCAGGCTGTTGAAGCAAACGGTTTCTTGTTCATTTCAGGACAAATACCAATTGATCCCTCCACGGGAAAGGTGGTTGAGGGTGGTATTAAAGAGCAAACCGAACAGGTTCTTAAAAATATTGGAGCTATCCTGAAAGAGGCAGGTTTGGACTACAGGAATGTTGTTAAAACAACCTGTTTACTCAGCGATATGGATAACTTTGCCGCCATGAACGAGGTTTACGCACGCTATTTTACTTCTGAAATGCCAGCGAGGGCCGCTTACGGAGTTGTTCGATTACCTTTAGGGGTAATGGTTGAAATTGAGTGCATTGCTGTTTGTTAATTCTGAAACCAGCTAATAAAAAAAAGAAGGCTGCCAGTTGGCAGTCTTCTTTGGTTATAGCAATAAATAGATTATTCAGAAACAACCTCGAATTCAATGCTAACCTTAACCTCGCGATGAAGCTTAATTTCGGCCTTATAGGTACCAACCTCTTTAACCTGATCTTCAGAAAGCGTAATGCTCTTACGATCAATCTCAAAGCCTTTTTCAGCGAGAGCCTCAGCGATTTGGATGTTGTTAACCGATCCAAAAATCTTGCCGGTTGAACTTGTTTTAGCACCAATGGTAAGCTTAACGCCTTCAAGTTTCTTGGCAAGCTGTTTGGCTTCAGCTTTAATCTTAGCTTCCTTGTGGGCTTGCTGTTTAATATTTTCTGCGATTACCTTTTTTGCCGATTCGGTAGCAGTTATAGCCATTCCTTTTGGAATCAGGTAGTTGCGGGCGTAACCGTTACGTACGGTAACCACGTCATTTTTATTACCCAAATTGGGAACATCCTGAAGTAGTATGATTTCCATATGTTTATCCTCCTACCTGTTACTTTAATAAATCGGTTACAAATGGGAGCAGAGCCAAGTGGCGTGCTCTCTTAACGGCAGTAGCTACCTTGCGCTGATACTTCTGTGAGGTTCCGGTAATACGACGAGGTAGAATTTTACCCTGCTCGTTTAAGAACTTCTTGAGGAACTCAGCATCTTTGTAATCGATGTACTTGATGTTGTTCTTGCGGAAACGGCAGTACTTTTTCTTTTTAATCTCAACGCTAGGCGGTGTGAGATATCTGATTTCTGATTGATTCTGGCTCATTGTTTAACCCTCCATAGTTTTAGGTTCAACCTTGGCATTGCGTCTTTTCTGAGCAAACTCAACATGATGCTTATCCATCTTCACGGTCAGGAAGCGGATAATACGCTCATCGCGACGGTACTGGGTTTCCAGCTTATCAATCAATGCACCATCGGCTTTAAACTCAATGAGGTGGTAAAAACCGGTGGTTTTTTTCTGAATGGGGTAGGCCAACTTTCTTAATCCCCAACTCTCTTCATGGACAATTTCACCCCCATTCTCGGTGATGAAATCCCTGAACTTGGTAACCGTTTCCTTCATCTGGGCCTCAGACAAAACGGGAGTTGCAATGAAAACGGTTTCGTACTGATTCAACATAGTTTATTGATTTTATTTAAATTAGCGCGCAAATTTAAGTCATTTACCCATAATTGCAAAACATTTTTTTTCATTATCATGAAAAAAAACGAAAAATTAACCTGCCATTGCAACGGAGTAAGTAAAAAGTCTATTGTTCATGCAATACAAAAAGGCGGGGCAGTTGACATTGCCGATGTACAAAGATTTACTCTGGCTGCTACGGGATGTAGGAGGTGTTTTTCGCAGGTTGAGGTAATAGTTAACTCAGAGATAGAAAGGTTAAAATTAGTAGGATTTCAGCTTAAAATCGATTTCAAGGATAATGCTTAATTGCTTTGCTCGCTATTTATTTGGACAGCAAGTCATGAATTCTTGTAAAAAGAATGGCTTTGTTTTGCCTGTTCGATCGCTGGAGCGCTACCGATGCATTATATATTAGCTGAAGAATAGCCTCCTTATTGTTACAGGGCAGGTAGTAGCTCAGTTCGTCGTCAATTTTTTGCTGTTTCAAAAAAAGCTCAATTTCCTTTGCGCTGAATAAAGAACCCTGGTTAAATGGGTTGATGTAAAAGAGAATGCTATGTTTTTCCTCGGCAGGCTCATCGGTGGTTTTCTGGTAATACCTGTCTTTAAAACCTAGAACAAAATTGTGGGGTAAGCTAACGCAGTATATTGGTAAGCCAAGTTTTTGCGCAATAATCGCATAGAAGAGAGATAGTATAATTGGCCCGCCCTGTTTCGTCTCTATTAGGGTGTTAATAAAATAGTTTTTGGGAGCAAAGTAGTTTGAGGTATCGGGTTTATAGCCATGTAATGTGAAAATAACGTGGTTGATGATTTTTACTTTCTCAAGTGCAGTAAGGCTACTGTTAAGTTCTAGCCAAATATCGCGCCTGATCTTTTCCAATTCCTCGTGAATGGGAGAGGGGTTAAGTTCGGGGTATTGGATTTTAGCTACAAGGATTGTCCCTTGGAGTAAGTCCATTTCTTGCGACTGTGCCCATTTTTGAAATTCCCCTGCCAGGTAGTTGTACTGAATGGAGTCAATGATGTTCTCAATCCTGCTTTGCAGTAAAGGGTCAGTTGATTTTTCCCATACGTTCTCCAGAACAGGAATAACCTCATTTCCCTCCATGATGATTTTTTCTGATACCGTGTTAAACACATTGGTATCAGGATCATCCAGGAGGGAAATGAGCGATTTTATGTACTTGGCATCCAATATGCTCTACTCTAACGTTGCTAGTTTGTCCAGTGTTTTCTCAATTAGTGAATTGATATATGGCTTGTAATCCTTTGTGGCATCTTTGATAACACGATTTGCAATAATTGTGCAAATGGTAACAGCATCGTGGCCAAGCAAGAGCGATAAGCCGTTTATGGCTGAACTTTCCATCTCAAAGTTGGTTATTTTCCTCCCCTTATAGTTAAAATCAACTATTTTATCGTTCAGCTTAGGATCCGCTAAAGGTAAACGGAGAACGCGCCCCTGCGGGCCATAGAACCCTGGCGCTGAAATTGTTACTCCGGGGATGGTGAAATCAGAGAAAAGCTTTACCAGCTTTGGCGACGACTTACAGAAATAAGGCTTAGCGCACTGTGGGTTCCAACTAGTATGCTTTAGGAATGCTTCTTCCATTTCAAGATCGCTAATATCGTTACGATTGGCATAGAAGTTAAGCAAACCATCAAAACCTACGCTAATTTCAGTCATCACAAAACTTCCCAAATCAATTTCCGGTTGTAAGGCACCCGATGTGCCAAGCCGAACAAGGGTTAACTTTTTCTTATCAGCCTTTTCGGTTCTGGTTTTAAGGTCAATGTTAACCAGCGCATCAAGTTCATTCACCACTATATCGATATTGTCGGTTCCAATACCGGTGGAAAGAACTGTGACGCGTTTACCCTTATATGTTCCTGTAACTGTTTTAAATTCACGGTTCGAAACGGAAATCTCCTTGGTATCAAAGAAATTTGCAACGGTATCAACCCTACCCGGATCACCAACCAAAATCACCTTATCGGCCAGGTTTTCGGGTTTTAAGTGTAGATGGAAAATACTTCCATCGGGATTGATAATAAGTTCAGATGATTCTATAACTCTCATGATTCTTGTATTTTTATTTTGCAATTATAGCAAAGGTTTAGTTTAAATCAACATTATTTAAAAAGTTTTAGCTTGGGCAGTTGGTTTTATTGGTAAATTTGCAAAAAAAATATTCAGCCATGATTCAGCGAATTCAAAGCCTTTTCCTGCTTGCTTCTGTAATTCTTCTTTCCATTTTAATGTACAATCCATTTGCATCATTTATTGTTGAACCCCAAATGGCAAAATACACTTTAGGGGTGTTTGGATTATCGGTGGTTGATGGTTCAACGGTTGAAAAGGTCCAAAGTATCTGGTTTTTGCTAGGTTTTATTATAGCTGTATTGCTCATTAGTTTTGTAACAATATTCTTGTACCACAGGCGGCTACTTCAGATTCGTCTTTGTGTTTTAACTATTGTGATGTTGGTTGGTCTCCAGGGAGTGATGTATTATGTTGTATATGCATACGGTGAAAACTTGAACTCCAAACCTAGCTATAACCTTGTTTTCATATTTCCGCTCATAGCAGCCATATTGAATTTTCTTGCATTAAGAGCAATTGCACGCGACGAGGCGCTTATTCGCTCCCTTGATAGGTTACGCTAGTTCTTGTAAATATATAAAGGTATATTCCTGCAAGGGTTGCACCCACAGCGCTTATCATAAAAACAATACCTGATCCTGCCATAACCCATATTAAACCTGCTAAACTGCTTGCCAGCAGGGTGGCAATGCTTTGTAAGCTATTGTAAAGGCCTATTCCTGTTGCTGTTTTGGTTTTAGGCAGATTATTTGCCAACCAAGCTTTTAATACTCCTTCGGTTGATGCAGCATAAAGTGAGTAAAGGCCAAAAAGCAGGATAAACACACTCCATTTTGATACTAAGGCAAAGCCTAAGTAGGTGATTGCAAATATGGCTATTCCAAAAATCACCATCCTTTTCATGCCCAGTTTGTCCGAAAGCCATCCCATAGGGTAGGAAAGTAAGGCGTATGCAAGGTTGTAGAAGATATACAAGCCAATTACCAAGGTGTCCGATGCTCCTTCTTCTTTTACTTTTAGTAAAAGGAATGCATCGGAACTATTGATTAGGGTAAAAAAGATAAGCCCAACAACAATGTGCCTATAGTTTACAGGCGATTGTCTCCAATACCCAAGAAATGAAAAGGGCGATGCACCATTTTGGGGTTTAGCAGTTCCCTGTGACCTGTTTTTCTCTTTTAAAAGAAGTGTTAGCAAAACCGCTGCGAGACCTGGTATTATAGTGATAAGAAAAATAATGGAGTAATCACCGGGGAACAGCCAAAGCAAAAGCAAAGCAATGGCAGGGCCAACTGCCGCCCCAAGTGTGTCCATACCTCTGTGAAAACCAAATACCTTCCCTCGTGTTTCAGGGGTTGATTCATCGCTCAGTAGAGCGTCGCGAGCGCTGGTTCTAAGCCCTTTACCAATGCGGTCAGTAGTCCGAGCTACGAAAATCCATATAGGCCATTTACTGATGGCCATTGCAGGCTTAGATAGAGCACTTAAAAGATAACCCCACCTAATGAAAATCACTCGTTTCCCCAACCTGTCCGATAGCTCCCCAAAGTAACCCTTGCTTAATCCGGCGGTTGCTTCAGCAATTCCTTCAAGGATTCCGATTAGCAATGCAGTAAATCCTATCGATTTTAAGTAGATAGGCATTACAGGATAAAGCATCTCACTTGCAATATCGGTAAAAAAGCTAACCAGAGAGAGGGTGATGATAGTCTTTGAAAAAATGCGTCTCATTAATTAAACTTTATACTTAATTTGATGTCATAGGGTTACAAATTACTGTTAAAACCTTTAAGTTTTCTTTTAGGTTTTTAATAAATGTGTAATTTTGGGTTGAATTCTAGAAACAAACCTACATTAAATTTTAAAAAGTTATGACAATTAAAAAAAGTATCGTATTAACGTTTTCAATGCTTGTTTTAGCAAGTATTCAGGTTCTTGGTCAAGGATGGAATACTCCTGTACCGGTTGATC from Tenuifilum sp. 4138str carries:
- a CDS encoding transglutaminase-like domain-containing protein gives rise to the protein MDAKYIKSLISLLDDPDTNVFNTVSEKIIMEGNEVIPVLENVWEKSTDPLLQSRIENIIDSIQYNYLAGEFQKWAQSQEMDLLQGTILVAKIQYPELNPSPIHEELEKIRRDIWLELNSSLTALEKVKIINHVIFTLHGYKPDTSNYFAPKNYFINTLIETKQGGPIILSLFYAIIAQKLGLPIYCVSLPHNFVLGFKDRYYQKTTDEPAEEKHSILFYINPFNQGSLFSAKEIELFLKQQKIDDELSYYLPCNNKEAILQLIYNASVALQRSNRQNKAILFTRIHDLLSK
- a CDS encoding nucleoside phosphorylase; this encodes MRVIESSELIINPDGSIFHLHLKPENLADKVILVGDPGRVDTVANFFDTKEISVSNREFKTVTGTYKGKRVTVLSTGIGTDNIDIVVNELDALVNIDLKTRTEKADKKKLTLVRLGTSGALQPEIDLGSFVMTEISVGFDGLLNFYANRNDISDLEMEEAFLKHTSWNPQCAKPYFCKSSPKLVKLFSDFTIPGVTISAPGFYGPQGRVLRLPLADPKLNDKIVDFNYKGRKITNFEMESSAINGLSLLLGHDAVTICTIIANRVIKDATKDYKPYINSLIEKTLDKLATLE
- a CDS encoding DUF4293 domain-containing protein — its product is MIQRIQSLFLLASVILLSILMYNPFASFIVEPQMAKYTLGVFGLSVVDGSTVEKVQSIWFLLGFIIAVLLISFVTIFLYHRRLLQIRLCVLTIVMLVGLQGVMYYVVYAYGENLNSKPSYNLVFIFPLIAAILNFLALRAIARDEALIRSLDRLR
- a CDS encoding MFS transporter, yielding MRRIFSKTIITLSLVSFFTDIASEMLYPVMPIYLKSIGFTALLIGILEGIAEATAGLSKGYFGELSDRLGKRVIFIRWGYLLSALSKPAMAISKWPIWIFVARTTDRIGKGLRTSARDALLSDESTPETRGKVFGFHRGMDTLGAAVGPAIALLLLWLFPGDYSIIFLITIIPGLAAVLLTLLLKEKNRSQGTAKPQNGASPFSFLGYWRQSPVNYRHIVVGLIFFTLINSSDAFLLLKVKEEGASDTLVIGLYIFYNLAYALLSYPMGWLSDKLGMKRMVIFGIAIFAITYLGFALVSKWSVFILLFGLYSLYAASTEGVLKAWLANNLPKTKTATGIGLYNSLQSIATLLASSLAGLIWVMAGSGIVFMISAVGATLAGIYLYIFTRTSVTYQGSE